A genomic segment from Bubalus bubalis isolate 160015118507 breed Murrah chromosome 5, NDDB_SH_1, whole genome shotgun sequence encodes:
- the RHEX gene encoding regulator of hemoglobinization and erythroid cell expansion protein isoform X1, with protein MLAQVMEVWHGVVIAVVSLILQACLLAVINYLLSRHMAKEIERILKAARSQAPSFSPTHCCPPAAKERKETRAERNVLVPEPRYRHDSDTSSDSSDSSNSSPPTTSQVTKDVNYTQVVFAAPGDRRNDSVLDYENIKEATDYVNVNPKSHKPDFWTFVNPAVSEPVEYTQVVM; from the exons ATGCTGGCTCA GGTCATGGAGGTCTGGCATGGAGTAGTGATCGCGGTAGTGTCGCTGATCCTGCAGGCCTGTCTCCTCGCAGTCATCAATTACCTGCTCAGCAGGCACATGG CCAAGGAAATCGAGCGCATACTGAAAGCGGCCAGGTCCCAGGCCCCCAGCTTTAGTCCAACTCACTGCTGCCCGCCTGCTGccaaggagaggaaggagactcGGGCAGAAAGGAACGTCCTGGTGCCTGAGCCCCGCTACCGGC ATGACAGTGACACGTCCTCAGATAGCTCTGACAGCTCAAACAGCTCacctcccaccacctcccag GTCACCAAGGATGTCAACTACACACAAGTAGTCTTTGCAGCCCCTGGAGATCGAAGAAATGACTCTGTCCTGGACTATGAGAACATAAAAGAAGCCACAGATTATGTCAATGTCAACCCAAAGAGCCACAAGCCCGATTTCTGGACTTTTGTGAACCCTGCTGTCTCTGAGCCAGTGGAATACACTCAAGTGGTCATGTGA
- the RHEX gene encoding regulator of hemoglobinization and erythroid cell expansion protein isoform X2, whose amino-acid sequence MEVWHGVVIAVVSLILQACLLAVINYLLSRHMAKEIERILKAARSQAPSFSPTHCCPPAAKERKETRAERNVLVPEPRYRHDSDTSSDSSDSSNSSPPTTSQVTKDVNYTQVVFAAPGDRRNDSVLDYENIKEATDYVNVNPKSHKPDFWTFVNPAVSEPVEYTQVVM is encoded by the exons ATGGAGGTCTGGCATGGAGTAGTGATCGCGGTAGTGTCGCTGATCCTGCAGGCCTGTCTCCTCGCAGTCATCAATTACCTGCTCAGCAGGCACATGG CCAAGGAAATCGAGCGCATACTGAAAGCGGCCAGGTCCCAGGCCCCCAGCTTTAGTCCAACTCACTGCTGCCCGCCTGCTGccaaggagaggaaggagactcGGGCAGAAAGGAACGTCCTGGTGCCTGAGCCCCGCTACCGGC ATGACAGTGACACGTCCTCAGATAGCTCTGACAGCTCAAACAGCTCacctcccaccacctcccag GTCACCAAGGATGTCAACTACACACAAGTAGTCTTTGCAGCCCCTGGAGATCGAAGAAATGACTCTGTCCTGGACTATGAGAACATAAAAGAAGCCACAGATTATGTCAATGTCAACCCAAAGAGCCACAAGCCCGATTTCTGGACTTTTGTGAACCCTGCTGTCTCTGAGCCAGTGGAATACACTCAAGTGGTCATGTGA